In Acidobacteriota bacterium, a single window of DNA contains:
- a CDS encoding ribulose-phosphate 3-epimerase: MTKIAPSILSADFTRLGEQVLEVQAAGVDRIQIDVMDGRFVPNITFGTQVVASLRPLTHLTLEVHLMVEPPEDFIGPFAEVGADTIIVHQEATPHLHRAIQHIHALGKKAGAAINPSTPVAFLSEVIGNLDLVLVMTVNPGFGGQEFIIETLPKIREVRRQIEEKGLTCEVEVDGGINLETAPLVVEAGADVLVAGSSVYGCKEGVASAIQSLLSSAPR, encoded by the coding sequence TTGACCAAAATTGCGCCCTCAATTCTTTCTGCGGACTTTACTCGCTTGGGTGAACAGGTTCTGGAAGTGCAAGCCGCTGGAGTAGATCGCATTCAGATCGACGTGATGGACGGACGGTTTGTTCCGAACATTACCTTTGGAACACAGGTTGTCGCTTCACTTCGCCCGCTTACTCACCTGACGCTCGAAGTCCACCTGATGGTTGAGCCGCCGGAAGACTTTATCGGGCCATTTGCAGAGGTGGGTGCAGACACCATCATCGTCCATCAGGAAGCCACGCCCCATTTGCACCGCGCCATTCAGCATATCCACGCGCTGGGCAAGAAAGCTGGAGCGGCCATCAATCCTTCGACGCCTGTCGCCTTTCTTTCAGAGGTCATCGGGAACCTCGATCTGGTTCTCGTGATGACGGTCAATCCAGGTTTTGGCGGGCAGGAATTTATTATCGAGACGCTGCCGAAGATCCGTGAAGTCCGGCGCCAGATTGAAGAGAAAGGCCTGACCTGTGAAGTGGAAGTCGACGGCGGAATTAATCTCGAGACCGCGCCTCTGGTGGTCGAGGCTGGAGCTGATGTTCTGGTTGCCGGATCGTCTGTATACGGATGCAAAGAAGGCGTGGCATCTGCAATCCAATCTTTGCTATCGAGCGCCCCTCGATAA